The sequence below is a genomic window from Halodesulfurarchaeum sp. HSR-GB.
CACATACCGTGGTGGCGGCTGCCGGTTTTCACTTCCAACCCGGTTCGCTGACCTATTTACCGGCTCCCGCCGTCTTCGGAGATAGAGGGCACGACACTACCGGCCCTCACTGCGAGTGTCACACGCTCCCCCCTTCCACGTTCACCCGGACAACCGGATGAATCACAGCATGTCCACACAGCACGCGTCCCGGCTCGGCACCTGCCCGCACTGCCACACCGTGATTACTGCGTCTCATATCCTGATCGAGTACGAAACCAGCGACGGCCAGGAAGCCGTGTGGGCCGAATGCCATGGATGCCGGGAGGTCGTGGATCCGGCATGACGGCCACCATCGTCGACGGGCTGAAACAGCTCGTCGGCCGCGGCCGTGACACCGTCATGTACGAGTGCCGCCACTGCGGGACGACCGTCGATCACGACGCTGACCGCTGTCCACGGTGCGATGCGACCGCTATTGCCCGGTATCACGTTTAAACCCACACACCTGGAACAGACCGTGACCTTACACCTCCTGTATCGCGACATCCTGTGCTTTGCTAGCTCACCCTGACAAGGTATATTAGGGTTTCAAGCTTACAAACAACAAATATATGCCATGTTCTGAATGCGGCCATCTTCTTCTCGTTAACCATGACGCCGAGAAACTGGTGTGCCCGAACTGTCTCGGTCTCGAGATCGAGGACCGGGACATCGTCGAAGAAAAGGCCGAACGCGACCGAGATCTACTGCAGGATGAGAACCTAGTCCAACTCCTCGAAGATTACAGTAAAGACCACCTGCTTCTCTATCTGATTGAACGGCTCAACAAGGTCTCGTACGACTTCTATGAGAACCGCCGACTGAACATGAAGGAGTTCGCGTACATCAACTACCTGATCAATATCGTCTATCCGGTAGACAAAAACGAGTTCGGGAACCAACATCTGGAGCGAGGCGAAGAGCCTGATGACGATATCGATACCCTCCTCTCTACGCAGGCAAAACTCGTCATGGCGCTCAACCACGTCGAAGACCGATTCAGACTCTGCCTCGAATATTCGGTCCCGATGAGGGACGGGAAGTTCCTGTTTGCCGACTACGATCTCCGTGACACAGAATACCGGTACTGCTTCCAGAGATGCCTAAGAAGCCTAATCGGTGGCAGGGAGGAAGATGTCGAACTCTTCGACAAAACGCACCAGGAGATTCGTGACTTTGACCGGCCGTCGAGCGATGAAATAGACACGTTGGAAGACTTCGGCGACACCTTCTATGGATTCATCCTCTCAATGCTCTTTGTCGCGTCGGCAGACAGTATCGTCGGGGATATCTACGGTACGTCGCTTCCCGACCACGTATCGGTTTTTGACCTCACAGAGCTTTTCGACCGGCTCGACGGGCAGTTTATCACCGAGGAGGGTGATGTCGCGCTGCAGGACAGCACGCTCGCGTGGACGAATGAGGACGGACTCACACAGGCCGGAGAGGCCACCTTCGGCGACGACTGGGAGGAGGTCCGGGACTATATTGTCGTCGGTAAGGACAACCTCGATGCTCACCCCTTCCTTTTCGAGCTCTCAATCACGGATGTCTATTACCAGCAACCAGGGCGTCCACCGATGACGCGGAAACTCACCCGGTTCGTCTATCCACGGTGGTACGCCAAGTTGCTGCGGTTCCAGATCTTCCCGCTGCTCCAGAATGGCGAGAAGCCCAGCAGCCATGAGATCCTGAACACGGTCTCCACTCGACGGGGGGAAGCGTTTGAGGAGAACCTGTACGAGTACCTATCCGGACAGGGCTTCGAGTGCTACCACAGCGCGGAGATACCTGGGGAGAACTCGTCTGAGATCGACCTGCTCGTCGTGAACGACGCGGAAGGCGAACTCTGGTTCATCGAATGCAAATATCTGATGCCAGAGCTATTGATGAGGACTGCTGAGGGCGTAGAGGCCCTAAATGGCAAGTTCGACCACAAGGTCTTCAACATCGAGGCAGACGGGTATGAGGGATCGCCGACCGGATTACCCTTCCCCGAAAAGGTAGATACCTGGCTCGCCCTGGATCCGGGTGACCGGTTTACTGCGCAAGACGAGCAGGGCGAGAAGACCGAACACGAGTTTCAGGACGACTGGCAGGATCTGACAGTGCGGAAACTCGTGGTGTCGAACCTCGTTCCGTCCTACGTCGAGAAGAATGGGGTGGAGTTCAGGACAGATATGGAGCTGCTAGAGATGATCGAAGACGAGGACCGCGTGTTCACGGTAAAGCACTAGGCGTCAGTCCGCCAGCGTCAACCCCTCGTAGTACTCCCAGCGCTTCTTCGCGTGCTCCGACAAGAACGCTATCCTGCCGTACTCCTCATACCGTTCGACGTACGCGGCCTCCAGGTCTTCCCGCGTCCCGATCGGGTCGCCGCCTTGGTCCATGTAGATCAGTTCATTCGGTTCTTCAACTGCCGGTCCGTACAGGTCGATCGGCTCCGTCTCCGGCCACACGCCCCGGTCCTGCCAGTACTGCTTGATCTCCTCCAGGCTTTTTCGGACGGTATTACGGATGGACAGGTGATCGGCGGGTTGCCAGCCGTCACGGCTCCAGTACTCGCCGAGGTACGCCATCTTGTGCGGCCCATTCCAGTCCACACCGACGATGTTCGCCGGCGGGTCGTCCCGCAGGTTTGGCTGTGTCAGCTCCTGCATCACCGCGTACTGTTTCGGAGGGGATGCACCGAGCAGGTGGACCTTGCGACCGCGCCAGTCCTCGCGTTCGGAATAATCGTCGGCCTCTACGTCGCTGTAGCCCATCGGGTAGCCCAGAACCGTGTCTCGATCGAGGATGTCGAACGCCCGCCCGCACTTCGGGACCACAACGTACTCCTTGTGCGAGAACTCGTCGCGAAGCTGCTCGACAACCGCGTTGAACCCCTCTGCTTCAGCTGGAGTGTACGCGTCACCGAGTATGGCGACGGACGGATCGTATGTGTCGAACTGGTCAAGGTACCGGCCGATGTCAGGGTCGCGGAAGTCGTTGTCGAGGATGATGGTCGGTAGATCGACATTCGGATAGTCCCGGGTAAGGTATTCGTAGTCCTCGCGGTGCCCGACCGCGTACCCGAGTTCGTAGGCGTCAGTCGCATACGGGTGTCGGTGGAGGAATCCGATATAATCGGCCTTCTGCGCCCGCTCAATCGTCGAGGGATATGTTCCGCCGTAAATCGATCAGCCACCAGTACCAACTGTAATGCAGTATACTACGTTGGTTCAGGGACGCTTCACTGCGTTTGAAGGGGGGAACGGCAGAAAACCACTCCTAAGGCTTTTATCATTTATATTCGTAGTGTGCCGATAAGAATGGCATCGACCGGGTTGAGCGAGGTCTTCGACGATTCCGAGTTCTGGTACAAGCTTGATGTTGACTATGAGGATGCAAGTCAACAGGCCGACTCTGGGGACGATGCCGACAGTGACGACGATCAGAGTCTCGCTGATGTTTTACTGAATGAATTTGTCAAACGGAAGCGACACATTATAGAAGAAGAATACGAGACGGTCGAGGCATTTAATCAGTCGATCAAGGATGCCGGGGATGCCGAGAATCGGTTGATGAAACTTTATACGAAGTATCTCTGGGCACAGAAGAAGGATGGGGAAGAATTTGAATCGGACAGAAGTGCCGATGAGAAGATCGAATCGATTTCTGAGGAGCACGATGTGATTCTGGAGCAGGTGGACGAAGCGTATCGTGTTCTTTGGCCAAGTCACGATACGATTGACGTTGAAATCGATGAAGACTCCAACGAGGTCATCGGACGGAAATATCTGCGGGCGAAACCGGTTATCATCAAGAAATCAGATAATGGATTTGAGGTACGCGGGCGGGCACAGGACAAAAAGACACTTTTGGGCGATTTACGAGCGGACGAAGAGGTCGATGAAAAGCAACCCGAACAGGTGTCTGAATCGATTGCTGAGAAGATTGAGGAGTTGCTAACTACGGAAAACCAGTTCTTCAAGATCACCGGGATGGAGTTCTCGGAATCGGAACTCCCTGGAAACTCACAGATTGAGGTGAAAAACGAGTCGTCGATTTACAATGACGTTAAAACCCTCAAAGAGGTCGGCCTGATCTCCCTCGAAGGTATGTCTGAAATCAGGAAATTATACCTACAGGACAAGGAAACAGGGAATAATTTCAGGATCACAGTGAAACATCGTGACCAAGGGTTTGAATTTGAGCTGGTCGCGCCGCGAAAACTCGACTCGGAACGAGATCGGTTCAAACAGAATTTCGTTTCTGCAACCGACATAGCATTCGACAAGCTGTACGATTACAGTTCTCAAGCTGATGAACGATTCCTCGTGAACCGTATTCTGGCAGAAAGCGCGGATGCGTATACCAAATACTATGAAGAACTCGGGAGCGAGGCCCAAGATTTGGTTGATGACCTGATCGAGACTTCTGAGGAGACCCGTAAAATCTGCCGGAGTTGCTCAAATCAGGTGGAAACAGACGAGGATGAATGTGAAGAGTGCGGCAATGACGACTTTTTCGAGCCCGTCGAACGCCTAGTAGTTGATGTAGATGAAGACAAAGCGTTCGACCTGCTGTTCGAGGAATTAGAGGACTGTTCTCCAAGCCATGATAAATTGAGCATCCAAGAGTGGCAGGTTGATCGGGATCACTTTGGATCAGGCGAGTCGAAAAGGCCCATTGGCCTAGCATCGTTCCATGGTCTCGATATTGAAGGTGACGTGAGTACCACGTCGTATGGCGAGATCTACTTCGTCTCCCTCGGAAACCAGCGTCGGCCTAGGCAACTTGACGACTATCTGCTGGAATCAGTACTCATCACGTTCGGCGGATCACGGACAACCCAGCAGGAGGGTTTCGGCCATCTCAGCCTGTATGATCTTCTCCTTGACGACGATGTGAACACGGATGATGCAGTGGGTGAAGCGGTATACACCGCTCTGATTGGGGTTCAGGAACGGGTGTTTCGAAAATCGCGAGAGGCTAGATCGACAGGATCGAGGCTTTTGCGGCAGATGGATAGTTTCGATAGCATCTCCGATCACCGGGAAGAGTTAGCTGACATCTACAAACGAAACAAGTTCGAAAAACACGTTTTCTATCTCCTGAAGAGCATTTTCTCATTCTCCGAACGGATGGGTAAAGAGGGTAAACGCGAACCAGATAGCGTTCTCATTAGCCCATTACCAGATGGTAACAGCTACTACGTGGCGACTGGTGACGCGAAGCTTTCCTACAAGGATGACGGATATGATCTAAATTCGAGCGAGGAGGATAAGGCTACACGATATATTTTGGCTGCCGCGCAGAACGAGCGAATCCTTAACAAAACTGATGACACCGGGCCAAGTGCACACATCTTCATCTCACAGAATTTCAAGCACACCCAGTTTGAGAGGGTAAGCGAAAACATCCGCGAAAATCTCCAAAAGGCCGATCAGGAACGCGTTGACGACATTCAAGTGGTGTTCATGGAGTTTGAAGCCTTGCTTGACTTGTTCAAATTTTTCGAGAGCTACTGGCGGCATATGCATGACCCACGGATCAGAGGAAAGCTACACGAATTCACGATCGAAGCGTTAAGCGGCGATACCGACT
It includes:
- a CDS encoding TFIIB-type zinc ribbon-containing protein — encoded protein: MPCSECGHLLLVNHDAEKLVCPNCLGLEIEDRDIVEEKAERDRDLLQDENLVQLLEDYSKDHLLLYLIERLNKVSYDFYENRRLNMKEFAYINYLINIVYPVDKNEFGNQHLERGEEPDDDIDTLLSTQAKLVMALNHVEDRFRLCLEYSVPMRDGKFLFADYDLRDTEYRYCFQRCLRSLIGGREEDVELFDKTHQEIRDFDRPSSDEIDTLEDFGDTFYGFILSMLFVASADSIVGDIYGTSLPDHVSVFDLTELFDRLDGQFITEEGDVALQDSTLAWTNEDGLTQAGEATFGDDWEEVRDYIVVGKDNLDAHPFLFELSITDVYYQQPGRPPMTRKLTRFVYPRWYAKLLRFQIFPLLQNGEKPSSHEILNTVSTRRGEAFEENLYEYLSGQGFECYHSAEIPGENSSEIDLLVVNDAEGELWFIECKYLMPELLMRTAEGVEALNGKFDHKVFNIEADGYEGSPTGLPFPEKVDTWLALDPGDRFTAQDEQGEKTEHEFQDDWQDLTVRKLVVSNLVPSYVEKNGVEFRTDMELLEMIEDEDRVFTVKH
- a CDS encoding DUF6610 family protein, which translates into the protein MYGGTYPSTIERAQKADYIGFLHRHPYATDAYELGYAVGHREDYEYLTRDYPNVDLPTIILDNDFRDPDIGRYLDQFDTYDPSVAILGDAYTPAEAEGFNAVVEQLRDEFSHKEYVVVPKCGRAFDILDRDTVLGYPMGYSDVEADDYSEREDWRGRKVHLLGASPPKQYAVMQELTQPNLRDDPPANIVGVDWNGPHKMAYLGEYWSRDGWQPADHLSIRNTVRKSLEEIKQYWQDRGVWPETEPIDLYGPAVEEPNELIYMDQGGDPIGTREDLEAAYVERYEEYGRIAFLSEHAKKRWEYYEGLTLAD